The Acidimicrobiia bacterium region GGCTTGCTCCAGCTGGAGCCCGGTGAGGAGATCGTGGCCTGGTCCCGCGCGTGGGTGTCGCGGGCGGGACATCTCCAGCAGCTCGCCGCCCGCTGGCGGGACGTCGTGGTCGTCACCAACCGGCGGCTGCTGCTGCTCGGCGTCGGCCACTTCACCCGCGCGCCCCGGCGGCTGATGCTCGCCGACCTCCTCGACAACCTGGCCGTGACCGACATCGGTGTGCACCCGGGCCGGGGCCTGCGCTGCGCGCGCCCGGGCCGCCCGCCGGTCCTGATCGAGCTCGGCGCCGACCCGTGGAGCCTGAAGGTCGGGCTCGAGATCCAGACGCGGGCGTCGGGAACGGGTGCACCGCCCGCGGCCGCGTCCGACGCACCTCGCGAGCCCGACGCACCTCGCGAGCCCGACGCACCTCCCGAGCCCGACGCGCCCGAACCCGTCGCCGATCCGGCCGCACCCGCGACCTGATGCCCGTCGTCCTCGCGATCGACGCGGGCACGACGGGGGTGCGCACGATCGCGTTCGACGAGCGCGGCGCGCCCCGCGCGTCGTGTTACCGCGAGTTCCCGCAGCACTTCCCGCAACCGGGTTGGGTCGAGCACGACGCCGACGACATCCTGCGCGTCACGCTCGACACCCTCGGCGACGTCGCGCGCTGGGCGAGCGAGCACGACGAGACGATCGCGGGCATCGGCATCACGAACCAGCGCGAGACCGTCGTCGTGTGGGACCGCACGACCGGCGTACCGCGACATCGCGCGATCGTCTGGCAGGACCGGCGCACCGCGGCGCGCTGCGACGCGCTGCGCGCCGGCGGTCACGAGCCGATGATCCGGCGCACCACCGGGCTCGTGCTCGACCCGTACTTCTCGGCGACGAAGCTCGAATGGTTGCTCACGACCGGCGGCGTCGCCGACGACGACGGCCTCTGCTTCGGAACCGTCGACTCGTGGCTGGTGTGGAAGCTCACCGGCGGACCCGAACGCGGCGTGCACGCGACCGACCCGTCGAACGCGAGCCGCACGATGCTGTTCGACATCGGCGCGCTCGCCTGGTCCGACGAGCTGTGCGCGTTGTTCGGCGTGCCGCTCGCGTGCCTGCCCGCGGTCGGGCCGAGCAGCGGCCGCGTCGGTGTCACCGAACCCGACTGCGCGGCCGGACTGCGCGTGCCCGTGAGCGGCATCGCCGGCGATCAGCAAGCCGCACTCTTCGGGCAGGCCTGCTTCGAGCCGGGCATGACGAAGAACACGTACGGCACCGGTTCGTTCGTGCTCGTGAACCTCGGCCCGACACTCCCCGATCCCGTCGACGGACTGCTCACGACGGTCGCGTGGACGATCGGCGACACGACCGCGTACGCGATGGAAGGTGCGATCTTCGTCACCGGCGCGGCCGTGCAGTGGCTGCGCGACGGCCTGGGCATCATCGCCGACGCGGCCGAGACCGGTCCGCTCGCCGAACAAGTCGCCGACACCGGCGGAGTGTTCGTCGTCCCCGCGTTCACCGGCCTCGGCTCGCCGTGGTGGGATCCCTACGCGCGCGGCACCGTGCTCGGCATCACACGCGGCACCGCACGTGCGCATCTCGCAC contains the following coding sequences:
- the glpK gene encoding glycerol kinase GlpK; amino-acid sequence: MPVVLAIDAGTTGVRTIAFDERGAPRASCYREFPQHFPQPGWVEHDADDILRVTLDTLGDVARWASEHDETIAGIGITNQRETVVVWDRTTGVPRHRAIVWQDRRTAARCDALRAGGHEPMIRRTTGLVLDPYFSATKLEWLLTTGGVADDDGLCFGTVDSWLVWKLTGGPERGVHATDPSNASRTMLFDIGALAWSDELCALFGVPLACLPAVGPSSGRVGVTEPDCAAGLRVPVSGIAGDQQAALFGQACFEPGMTKNTYGTGSFVLVNLGPTLPDPVDGLLTTVAWTIGDTTAYAMEGAIFVTGAAVQWLRDGLGIIADAAETGPLAEQVADTGGVFVVPAFTGLGSPWWDPYARGTVLGITRGTARAHLARAVVESMAFQTRDVVDAIVAASGTRPAEMRVDGGASAMNLLCQFQADLLGVPVRRAACAETTALGAAYLAGIAEGLWDSPAAAAASWSAEASFEPGMDAEDRDRRVAAWHRAVERSRGWEKD